In Salvia miltiorrhiza cultivar Shanhuang (shh) chromosome 4, IMPLAD_Smil_shh, whole genome shotgun sequence, the DNA window CTccacaaaataaaagaaatgagAAAGAGATGCACGTTCATTTATCCTATTATtgataaatgacactattttattAGTGCATGAATAttctattttcataaaattcaaattcataatgCTATGATATGCATCTAGTCCGTCTTGGTCATTTTTTAGCACCGCCATTGACTAAGTGATAATATTGTGAGTTTGTGAATCATGACAGTGGCTACAGCTAGGATGTCAATCTAACCCGAAATTCGTGGGCTGACCCGATTAATCCGCCATCCGAGAGGGTTAGgattgaatattttcaacccgataaaaattacaatccGATTAATTCGTAACCGAATAGCCCGACATCCAATAGGGccggcccgactaacccgatgggctagcccaaaatccgaatacttaatattaaatatttagatataaaaaataaaaaaatgataaaatattataaagtctcatcatttcacttttctgtattttttagATGCTTTGCTActatgaattcaaactattgttggatattttatagttttttcGTTAataaagttgaacattttattgttaccaacttattttatatgttatgcaatcttgatgtttttttcaatatcttatatttttgcatttcatgcttgctatataatttatatctttgatttctatgtatattttatacattatttagatcattaaaaataacaaaatacaaatgattattttattttacgcattTAAGCCGACTAGCCCGATAGGCTAGCCTGAAACCCGAAcaattagggttagggttgaaaatttatataacCCGATAAAATCCCCAGCCCGATTAACCCGTACCCAATTAATCCAAAATCCGATAAGGCTAGTCCGAAACCCAATGGACTGGGGGCATCTCTAGCTACAACATTGAAAGAGGTAAATCATTAACAATACTAGATGATCTCATGTGTTTTTTGATACTTTAAACATATAGCACACAAAACaaaactatttaattaattagttgataTTCTCATTTTAAATGAATATGGGTATTAGAATTGTCGTGCTCGTCATTGCTTGCGTGTACTAATATTGCTTTAACATGTAGGCCCATATGTTAGCTCTTGACGTAAAACATGTGGTTCCAAAATATGAAAAGCTAACTGCGCCGTAATTTTAAAACTGTTGGAATCGatgaaggaaaaagaaaaaagaattagtCACAAGGAAACAGAGATTCCACGCAATATAACACATGTTTATGGCCACCGGCGTTTACTTTGGTACAATTCTAAGTTTGCTACcgtaattattttaaataaaaagttgtttgCAATCTTAATTTTGTACAAGTAGTCTAAACTCGAATAACTTCTTTAGTCTATGGAATTATGCATGTATTATATATTATGCtcgaataaataaaaaatttaattctaCTATCTTTAATTATTGTGGAGAATATAAATTTATTGCAAACTATAGTAGTATTGGAAAACTAAATAAAGCTAATAAAATACTCCcccgtctcataaaaatatgaatattttgtcattttgggcgGTCTCATCAAAACATgaatacttttatttttgtacaCTACCCCACTACAATCCCTTTGCTTTTTACctctattttttataaagtgagATCCATTTTCTACTCACAATAATactttttaaaactcgtgtcatttctaaatgttcatgtttttgtgagacggagggagtatgatagTTTAACATAATTTGCACATAATTCTAtaatatagtaatatttatttgaaaataaaattattcttaaaaaaattgacaCATATTAAGCATGTATCGTAGGTGCTTAATAGCAAAAAATGActactactatttttaaatttttatttatatgaatataattttttttgttatatagGAAAggccattattattattattattattatgtcaACCCCCACTTTAAGTTGACTTTTGTTAATAAAAACTTTATTCCGGATTTCTAATAAAAAGTCAACCTTTAAATTTGAGTTGACaaaattaaagagaaaaatTGAAGTTGCAAGTGCAAGTTGCTACAAGGGAGCCGATTCCAGCTGGTGGGCTTGGTCAATTGAACCGGCCCCGAACCAGCTCGGTCCAGACAGCGAATCTCCAGCAGCCAAATATGAAACCATTTCTGTcgatctttctttcttttttttttgttatttattttttctttagtttTGTACCCACCATTCCACCAATTCTTGTCGGTAGCCAAATACATGCATCGTGCTCATAACTCATAGCCACGCGCGACTTCTATTTTGtttattactaatttaaatttTGACATTAAGAAAAGCAAAGGTTACATATGCATATTACTTTAATTGTGTTCCAGATCTTTGCTTAGGTGTCTCATTTTCACATTATATTATTGCAGATTCTATCTTCGTTgcaacttatttttatatacgTTTGGTTGTTGCACTTTTataatttggtataaaatctctttatttaagtttaaatttctAGATAGAATATCTTCCAGTATCAAATAATgtcaataaaattttcaaacagAGTCAAATAACTTAATAATTCGAGACACACTTCGATGcatttgttttaattaaattttaattgaagaTTAATAAACTTTAATCaaatctaattaaaataatgtcaTCGTGCATTCAAATTGTACACAAAAAATTGTCTAATAATTTAATACTCCTCCATCCTCAATAAGTGTGGTGTGGATGAGATGACAcgaatttcaagaaaaaaatattagaatatatatatatatatatatatatatatatataaagtgtaAAAAAGAACTCGTCAAATTGATttgttagttaattaataaataatttttgagATGAATTATTTCTAAATATTGTGTGTAAATTAGAGTACAAATATAaagtatatataataaaatagaaaaaccaCACTTATTATAGATAGACAAAAAATACCACATTTATCATGTACATTAGAGTATATTATTATTGTGTTACTGATGTACATATAATTCGtacaaaatactaataatttaataatttaaaggAGCCCCCTGACTCCACTTAAGTATGCATGTGTATAATTGGAAACCATGCACTGTAACCGTTAATTTATGTTCAACGTGAAACGAGGCATGCAGTAGAACACCAAGTATGAATTATAGTATATATCTTTGGTGAATTCCAGAAAGCAGCTGTGATAGTTGATGGGATAAGTATGGAATTTTATCCACTTACATCCCAATCCAAAAAGCAAAACCATCAATGTTAATTACTAAATTGAGCACGAGCAAGAAATGAATCATCACGTGCTCTCTTCAACTCCTCATATGCAAAGTCAAACCACACACCCATACAATTGCACACACATTCGACTGGGTGTAAGTACCTTTGAAAAGTCTCGGTCCAATCCCAACACACTTTTAAATAAACAtgctaatctctctctctccatctctctTCCTCCAGCAACACACATACTCCACACAATTTTTCCGTGTTTTGACTTTGACAAACGTtgaatccctctctctctctctctctctccacataTATAAGACCCAACCCTCCCAAATCCAAAACCTCATCAAATAAACTTCATCTTCCTCCTACTCATCTCATATCTCAAAAAGCTACTACGCCTCGACAAATAAATCAAAGAAGAAGAGCTTCAATTCGTTCATCAATGgcagaaattgaaattgaaatcgAGATCCCACCTTACTTCCTGTGCCCCATCAGTCTGGACATCATGCGAGATCCAGTGACAGTGTCGACGGGCATCACCTACGAGAGAGAGAGCATCGAGAAATGGGTATTCACACAGAAGAAGGCAAGCTGCCCAGCCACGAAGCAGCATCTCGACAACCTCGAGCTGACCCCCAACATCACCCTCCGCCGCCTCATCCAGTCGTGGTGCACCCTCCACGCCACCCACGGCGTCCAGCGCCTCCCCACCCCCAAGGCCCCCCTCACCCGCCCCCACCTCCTCCACATCCTCTCCCAGGCCTCCCGCCCCCACCTCCAATCCCAGGCCCTCCAAACCCTCAAATCCATCGCCTCCGACAACCTCACCAACAAGCGCTGCATGGCCGCCGCCGGCGTCCCCGAGTTTCTCGCCGCCCTCATCGTCACCAAATCCTCCTCCCACGACCAATTATCCGATTTCCAGAAAACATCAGAGGACGCGCTGAGCATCATCTACGCCCTACAGCTGCCGGAATCCGCCCTCAAACCCCTCTGCACCGCCGCATTCGTCGAAGCCCTAACCCTAATCATGCAGATTGGGAGCTACGAGTCGCAATCCTACGCCATCATGCTACTCAAATCGATGCTGGAGGTCGCCGATCCGTCTCTGCTCATAACCCTAAAACCCGAATTCTTCTCGGAGATAGTTAAGATTTTGAAGGCGGAAGACATCTCGAGGAAGGGCAGGAAGTCGGCGCTGAAAGTGCTGATGGCGGCCTGCCCGTGGGGGCGGAACCGGATGAAGGCGGTGGAGGCCGGAGTGGTGGCGGTGGTGATCGACCTTCTCCTGGATACGAGCGAGAAGAGGGCGTGTGAGATGATGCTGACGGTGGTGGACATGGTATGCCAGTGCGCGGACGGGAGGTCGGAGCTGCTGGGGCACGCGGCGGGGCTGGCAGTGGTGTCGAAGAAGATACTGAGGGTGTCGCAGGGGGCGAGCGAGAGGGCGGTGAGGATCCTGCATTCGGTGTCGAGGTTCTCGGCCACGGCGGCGGTGCTGGCGGAGATGATGCAGAGCGGGGTGGTAGCGAAGCTGTGCCTGGTGATGCAGGTGGATTGTGGGGCCAAGACCAAGGAGAAAGCGAGGGAGATTTTGAAGGCGCATGCGAGGGCATGGAGGACTTCGCCTTGCATACCCTACAATTTGATTTCTTCCTATCCCTCTTGACAAACAACTTTAGGTTTTCTGTTTTTTCACTTGGAAATTAAACTTTTCCCAAAACATGTgaataatatttgatttttagaTGATAGAATTGGTACCAGGGGCAGGAACTGCCCATTTTCGGAGACATTATTCAAGAATTCTGATTATCAAGATTTTAGGAATTCCAAAGATATATGTATACGACGCTCACGCCTTTTCATCATATATGCATTTACAATATTGAGGCATCGACTCTATTTTAACCAAAATCCCATAGTAAAAGAAAATTTATatagataaaattataaaaaattatagtcatTTTGaccaaaatatatatttttgtatcgTATAATACAATTTTATACATTTTCATCAATTTACATAATTTTGCAAAACTATGTTATAATCACGAAAATTGTGTAACCGTTACACactttacatatttttttgctattaaatatttttttacattgttacacacAATGTATAAACACGTGATTTTTACAACTATTACacgattttataaaatttgtatGATAATATATTCTACATTGTTAAATTTGCAACTAAATAGCTAGAACACATCTTTAGTGAAAAGATAATGAAAAATCCTAACTTAATATATATTCTTATGTCTTGGTGTGGATCAATTTTAGCcgaatttttcatattttttttttatccattAATTATCTTTTTCGTTCCAATATGGATCAATTTGGGCCGAATTTGCATTGATCAAATAACAATGTATTTTGACAGTGAAAATAGGAAAACCAACTATGTTATACTCATCTCTAGAAATAATGATGTTTCATTAACAGAAGTTATAGAGTAATGAATTATTATGAACAAGATCCCAGTCAAAATAATATTCATAAATTTGAAATTCCAACTCCACCTAGCTATTTGTAGATCAAATCCTCCATTGCACCAACGACGATCTCAAAATTGAAACAAGAATGCTAAGTACATATATATAGGTGTAAGTGAGAATATGTTTGGTGTTACTTGTGAGACCATCTAACGGATCAAGAGTAATGAGATGGAAACACAAATATAGTGATTTCAAATGTAGATATTAGCTATTATCATACATTCAAGTGCATTATTTTAGTAATTATTACTCTTCTGTTTGGACCTTTTGTTTGAGAAATTTTACCCATGAGACCTAAAGTGCACAAGCTTTTCTGGGATGTAAGAATCCACAATTCTAGGTGAATTTGATAAGCTAATTCTTTAAAACTCGCCATTTTAGCTATGATTCTAACACTTTGGTGGATTTAAGCCGaaatatataaactcaaacaaATAAGGGATTTGCGAGTTATGAAACTGCAAACGTGTagctttaatttttattttttcgctATCAATTAATGTTAGTTTATTCCAAAAAAGAATAGTAGTTTTAGATCCTTCATTTCATACTTGAAGATATGTTGGTCATAAATAAGCATATGAAGGATGGAAAGCTGAATGAGATGATGATTTTGTGATTAATCCTTTTATTGTTCCGAGTTTGAATAAAAGCAGAAGACTCAGTTTGATCGGAATTGCATTAGACAGCCCTGAAGCCGTCTCAACTGCATTCGGCACTCCATCTGCTGAGACACTCAGCACTTCATACTTGATCAAGTAGCTAGGGATGTCTTTGATGTATGGCTCTTGAATATATATTGTAAGCATCTCCAACCCTTTCTTCTGAAACTCATCAAAAACATAATTTACCGCATATTAATTAATGCCAAATAAGAAAACTTAAGTGAAGCTAGGACATTTCCACAAGTGTTTAAGTGACTACTGACAGCTGATGCTTCCCCACGTTCCATGCCTCTAATCTAAACTGAAAATTTGTGCAAGACAGCTATAAACACAATCTAAAACATAGAAACATCATGTCCTCACAGAGACAACTAATTGtatgaaacaaaaaataaattctaagctTGAGTTGTGATACTATTACTACCACAATGTATAATCCCATTAATTAGCAACAACATCAGGCCTTGGTTGGAAAACTAAAGGCAGGTATGAATATGATGGCGATGTAACAGGAATTTGAAATGAGGGAATTGGAAGGGGATGATTATTGTAGTGTTGTGTTGATATAATATTTGATCCATCAGCACCAGCACCAGGAATATAAGATTGTATGAGTAGAAAGGAGACTGCACAAACTGCGAAAAAAACACATATTTTTAATATCTTCAAAACAAATTTCCTAGGATCTTGACATGAAACGGTCAGTCGGAGAGCATGTGAGAGCTAAAAAGAATGAATTAAACTGGAAAACAAATTTGAACAAGAATATATCatcttcttctcctcctcctcctccttccCCAACTCTATATCATCAACCACACGAAATCTGCACTCACACATGTTTAATCAGTAGAAGAAACTATATAAGAGAAAGTGCTTTTCATTAGAAAACTAATTCTAACACACAAATAATTTATGCTTCTTAAGAAACGTAACTAACTTTATACAAATATAACACCATGCATGCATCACCACCTATATATTCACAAAATAATCTTTATGCTTGAATTGTAAAATGTCAGGAACATATCCACACAAAAACGACGTACACATTAGCAGCAAAATCATCCTTGTTGACTTTTCTGTAATGGTAATAACCAGTAGAATAGTATGCACACTCGTCGACCTCATTGTCTAAATAAGCATAATTAAGAATAGGGGATCTGCACTCACACATCCATCCATCCATCCATCATGTTTAGTCAAGAGAAAATTAGTAGAAGAATACGTACTCATAGATTGGCTTTCCATCGATTGGAAGTTGATAATTATAAATACCGATCGAGTTCCTTGCACTCTTTCTTATTCGAATCGTAAACTACTAGACGAGCCATACGGTCATCATCCATCGTTCCAGCCATTCCATGGAGAAACAAGAATGAGAGCTCCACCACCAAGAGAGACATTAAACATTCTATCCCAACGCCGCAACCCTTCTCTCCATACCCAAAGCTCTCAATAACAACCAGGTGCACAAAAATAAACGTGGCGAGAGCAAATAACACCTAACATCATTAAATTTGACAAGCTCAAACGTAATGCCACTAGTCTTGGGTGGCACAGGGATGTAAGAGAAGCTTTCCTCAGTAAAATCGAACGATAAAACTATTGGTATACCCAGAAAGCCAATAACACTTACCTCTTACATATGTAGTTTTTCTCATAGTATCAGCTTGGCAAATAAAAGGATGAGTCGGAAGCTCCTTCCAGGAATCATTTCTAAACGAATACAACTCAGCAGTTCGGTTCGTCATAACAAACGGTTGCAGTGACAAAAGGGTGTCCCAAACTCTTAGTATTTTGTAATCATCAGATTTAAAATCATAGCCGACACAACCACCAATCAATGTACGTGGtcctataataataataatcatcatcatcgttGTTGTTTGTGTTATTATTATAGAATCATTTCATTTTAACGCTTATAATTGCAAACGAGATTTTTATAAGGCTGAAAAATGAGGGAATAActttatttaaaagaaaatgacaTTTGTAGGTTTCTTTTGTTGTACAAGCTTTTCTGGGATGTAGGAACCCCACCCAGAATTCTAGGTTAATTTGATGAGCTAATTCTTTAAAACTCGCCATTTAGCTATCATTCCAACGGATTCAAACCGAAGTATAAACTCAAACAAATAAGCGATTCGCGAGTTTGAAAGAAGTATGAAACTGCAAAcgtttgatttgattttttcgGTATGAATGGTAGTTTATTCCAAGAATCTTAATCGCTAAGGCAATGGTCTCTTTGTGGGTTTGAACAAAGGGCATATCCTTACCAAGAAAGAGCTGCCACCTCGTCACCGAGCTTCTACAAGAAGAAGCGTCAGGAGATGTCATCTGCTCTTCCAAATTGCAAATCACGTTTCATCTCTTGTTGTATACATATCATATTAATGTAACTGTATCTACAATGCCACATGATTTTGGATGAGACATGAAACATCATTCGGAAAATACAAAATTCTCGGATGTTAAGATGCCCTGGAATCCCGAATTTAAACTATATAAATAACAATCAAAATCAATTCGAATCTAGTACTACTGATACATGGACTTAATAAATATGAGAACATAAATTATCTTTAGCAACAATTCACCTAAACCGCACATTTTGACTGTGCAACAATTCAGTAACAGCTGTGACAACACCCTTTCCCTCTACTGTAATATCTAGTGCTGGCTCCTTAATCTTCCTTGTTAGAAGCCTGTCAAGCTCCCCGCGCAATCTCTGCAAATTCATTATCAAGTAAGCACCTTATCAGCTTCAACAAAACACGGTATGCGCTCATCCAGTTTCCAATTAATCTCTAACTGGAATTTTACGAGTTTGATGTGTTCTTGGCATTGCAATATATATTAAAGTAGATTCAGAAATTATACCTATTAGATGCATACAGCTGTAATTAGGATATACATGCTTGTGTTTGATCTATGAttattacatattatatatatatatatatagatatatatatatatatatatatatatatatatatatatatatatatatatatagagagagagagagagagagagggatacCCGTATCAAGTCCAATACAGTCTTTGAAGCAGAAAAGTGAAGGTATCCACCAAGCATTTCAATACCATCTCCACTTTGGCTAGGAAGAAGATTGCCACCAAACATCAGCAGAGCATAATCCGATATGTTGGTGGAATCTCTTAGGTATATGCTACTGGTTTTAACTTTTTCACTGTAAACCATGTAAGGAAGAGGAAAAAGGTGAACACCAGCATTGACGGATCCCGGATGAATGTCAACTTTCCCAACTTCTTTAGTGTAGAAAGCTGTTCGCTTTCCCCTCCGTTTGCACTGCACAACGTTTGGGTAGAGTCCAgcacagagtattgcacatacCATCTCTAAATCGTCACTGTATTGATTGTATGCCTGCAAAATATAATCACAAATGAACGAATACTACAGGAAGACCTTCAGAACTCTTTCATTGAGATTTGGTTTTGGTTTATATGGGCCAACCAACAAGACTTTTGGAAATTGgaacttttgtcattttaattTGGTATCTATGGGTCAATGAGCAAATAACAATTAGAAAAGCTAAACACTTACTTTGGCTTGTGATTTGTTGACAAAACCAATCCCCGCCAGTAAATCCAGAAACTgaaatctcatatcttcaatcATTTGCATTGTTACTGGTGAAAGAAAATTCTCCCAACAGAAGGATTTTTCATTTCTATTACGTTTCGCATCTTTCCATCCTTCATATGCTTTGAGAAGTGCAATGTGGTCACTGtccccaaaaaagaaaaataaaaaaagaaacaaaaaaaaaaatccaaaattagCAGAGAATTATCAACCTTGCAAATATGTTTCTGAAGTGAAGAGATTGTGAACTTTTTTGTGGCCTAATCTTTTCTGTAGCCTAACCTGCATGAATCACCAGCAAATGATCTTTTTGCGGCTTCTGCTTCATCTTTCCTATTTAATGGAAGGACAAACGGGCTACGGTAAGCAAGAGCAGCAGCTATTGTTAGTGCAGGGTTGAGGCACTGGAAAATGGAACCCATCAGAAGCATTTTTCCAATATTTGGGTCCAAAGGCAAAGTGCTAAGATGCTGTCCTGTTGTGTGAGGTATTTAACAATCAGTTAGTTTACAGATAGATTCACAAACTAAAAGATAAAACAAGCCAGAAACCACATACCAAGGGGAGTGAGCTCTTCCCTATCATCTAGAGCACCAATTGTTTTCAAAAGCTCGATTGCATTTTCTACTGATAGAGGATCAGGTGGCTGAATTGCTTTGGACAAAAATGTACTAACTACTCCGAGCTGCAAACTCTTGATATGCAGACAAAGCTCTTGCAAAGGTGTTCGAAGCATTTCAGGCAGTTGATACTGGGTCATAGCATCATGGATAAGTTTAGGATATAATCTGTAGCAAACTCCTGGCTGCACGCGACCAGCTCGACCACGTCTCTGCATTaagataaaaacaacttttgATTTACCTTGAAAGGCTACTTACAGGAAcaaatagtaataaacacaaGATAATTAGATAGTaaaaaatttcatcaaataccTGGTGAGCTGATGCCTTAGAAATCCATGAAGGTAAAAGGCAAGCCAGCTTATTAAGAGCATCATAACTCGTCTCCTTTGCCTTCCCACAATCTATAACGTACACAACGTCATCTATCGTAATACTACTCTCGGCAATATTGGTTGCTAGCACAATCTTTCTGCAGAATAACATCAAAGTTATTCTATGAGGTATTTTGAAAAGCTTGGATGTAATGAAGCATAAATCTAACTACGAGTCTAGCTAGAACTTTAGAAATCCATGACTAACAAGAACAAAATAAAGGGACTTtccctattaaaaaaaattccagtTTAACAAAACAGAAGGTTGGAATTCAAAATTtggaaacaggaaactgaagATGGACGGAAGCAAAATTCCAACCAAAATTAAGGAGTTTGAAGCATGCACGAGAGAGAGGATGACATGGGGCAGACTATTAACGATTATTAGTATTTAATATTCTCTACTTGAATGTTAGAACGTATTTTAGAAAAGGAatacaattttattatttacttaaatattttgaaattaaatgtTTTCACTTATCTTTAGTTTATTCAGTTTATAAAAAATCAACATCACATTTTCCCTAACAGTTTGTGTTTATGTCTTAAAATTTTAGTCATTATCAGCAAGAATTCTTTTATATCAGTTTGACGGTATATTTAGCACTAAATTAGTAAATTATGAAATGGTATATTACAGGAGATTGTGATACTGCCATGTTAGACATAGATAATCTTTATTTACTAAGGGCCACACAAGAACAATGATAGCTAGACATAGACAACTATAGACTTTCCATCAATGTCATGTGGATGGGGTAAAAAATTCCACCGCATAGAAGACTATCAAATTATTTATGTAACTAAATATCACAATGTAAAATTGACTTGATACATTGACCACTTTACTTTGTCCTAGCAAATAATAACGCAAATGTAAAATAAGATGAAAGGTATAGATGGTTACCTAACATTATGAGGTGGACGATCAAAAATTTCACGCTGATTGATTGTAGGCATTGAACCATGAAGAGGAAGAACTAAGAACTTATTTGGGTCTCCAACAAAAAGGTTAGCTCTGAGTTTATCAAGAAGCTTGGAAATATCATCCCAACCAGTAAGGAAGACAAGAATTGCTCCAGCACCTTCATGGCGACAGATATGCTCAATAGTTGCTTCAACCTGTATGATAAAGAAGATAACTTAGTCAAGAATAAAGTTCCGGATGATTATCCCCACAAGATACAGCAGCAAACTTGCTGTACTTGAGGCACAAGGAGTCCACATTTTCCTGCTCCTCATGGATCCATTTCATTTATCTTGCTGCCCCATTATGTATGTGCAgagttaaatatattatttttagatACATACAAGGCCCAAATCGAGCTGAGAACCAGACCAAGCCTCAAGAGATTGCCTGGTGCTTGCACTGTATGATTTGTAGAGCACATCAATATCTGCATTCTGATGAAACAAATTAAAAGAACATGTATCAGGTGGAATATATAGGAGTTCCAGAACAAAACTACAGCGTCAATGGTTGCTGGACATACTGTTCTTCAAAAGTAATCTCATATTAACATGCGAAAGGAATTCATGTGCTAGTGGAAAAGTAGACATAGCACaagaataattttatttttatcacatTGGTTGAaacaataagaaaataaaacaatttTTTCTGGTTTTCAGATTTACATCAGATTATTACACTAAAAGTTCTTCATCCCAAAAAGGATTTAAAAATCTGAATTTTTAACTTAGGCATTAAAGTCCTcaactatttatttttatcacattggttgaaaaaaaaattactctttCTGGTTTTCAGATTTACACACCATGAGTTATGAAATATATTCTTTATGTATGAGTATAAAGTAATTCATTTCTAATCTGCTTTCATATTTTCCGTAACATTATGAAATAAATTCTCTTAAGCAAAAGGTATAACATTGGGTTTTGGAGACGAGTGAAATAAATCCCTTATGTTTAACCTGAGGAACAAAAGGAAAACCTCAACTATTTTTGGGTACAAACTACAAACCCACACTCACTATTAGCTAATATTGATATCCATGCCCCTCTCTAGCTTACACTAAGTTGAGCACTGTAGAACCCATATGATGTTTATTTACTACTGTTTTGTCACAAATTACCAATATAGCAATATATACTAGTATAACAATTACAGCACCATCATCCGTGGATAAATTATGCACAAACTTATAGAAAAAAAGTTGGCAATTAATCTAATAAATACGTCAACATATTAGTTTAATTATCTAAAGAAAACATAATATGGTAGCATACATAAAAACAAGGGGTCTGTCTAGGATTCATTCTGACCTTTTCTAAAGGAATGTACCAGTAACTTTCCAGTTTTCAGAtcattaagagggtgtttggctaagcttattttaaaaagcttataagcttttggagcttataagatgtttcaagagcttataagatataatttttaagagcttataagctgtcaaagtgtttggataattgagcttataagctagagagagaattttttttagagagaaaatcgaagaaaaatgaacttgattgatatataatgaaaataataaattatagttgaaaaatatttgtaaaaagattgttgcatatgagattataaaaaaataaattggggtagaggaacttattgtttggggagcttataagctcttcgaGCTtatttt includes these proteins:
- the LOC131020487 gene encoding E3 ubiquitin-protein ligase PUB23-like — translated: MAEIEIEIEIPPYFLCPISLDIMRDPVTVSTGITYERESIEKWVFTQKKASCPATKQHLDNLELTPNITLRRLIQSWCTLHATHGVQRLPTPKAPLTRPHLLHILSQASRPHLQSQALQTLKSIASDNLTNKRCMAAAGVPEFLAALIVTKSSSHDQLSDFQKTSEDALSIIYALQLPESALKPLCTAAFVEALTLIMQIGSYESQSYAIMLLKSMLEVADPSLLITLKPEFFSEIVKILKAEDISRKGRKSALKVLMAACPWGRNRMKAVEAGVVAVVIDLLLDTSEKRACEMMLTVVDMVCQCADGRSELLGHAAGLAVVSKKILRVSQGASERAVRILHSVSRFSATAAVLAEMMQSGVVAKLCLVMQVDCGAKTKEKAREILKAHARAWRTSPCIPYNLISSYPS